A stretch of the Acyrthosiphon pisum isolate AL4f chromosome A2, pea_aphid_22Mar2018_4r6ur, whole genome shotgun sequence genome encodes the following:
- the LOC100166189 gene encoding PAX-interacting protein 1 isoform X1 — translation MSFCTFLLYDHASKDRVYDFTLCLNVFPCDYVQKYYQTTYRKMFTCSICDETFAGIHLNSTYTTQCGHVFHHQCLMKWLARSKTCPHCRSSVLENNLVKLFLQVDPNARETWNKKTDEEINTLKEHLRRIKEKETRNTNSIYCLETQLKHTKSALDISNRSVYLFKKEAANQKQNNSAISAELKLMTVQYNESEIDRKKFQAGYSLLQSKIKSLNHELYDLQSSNSSIIDELKFEIADLKSEKAYFQSRCYNIENINIEQPSTSKMSIENRNAISLQNQTKSEYYGNDPQLHISTKQFLLGCVFLFVEGQIQQEVNHLCKNTTPKDNIIKYGGLVEQFYSVRITHVICVTQKHPIVEQGIKDGKRCVTDYWLSDIISKKSMIPPWLAIHFPIPYRIDNLPCQSFQISIVNFGINEGHIIKAMIELVGGSHVIKEVTSRTDVVISLKLEGELVEKALAINKPVVNVQWLNDILFGAKLGIKEPGNLKYQQFDLYNPFLVNYDMVSHLMEAWKTPLSINKNQQVYDLTLNPDSPTKCKRQKTTSECQNMTNLINDDIDDNDVIITYIKSLPLKPSVMFCGFTTDDKEILKMIVLLFGGTVASHCFEATHLVMNKPIPSIEFFGCLSTVKYILNENWLKDSHSSLKLQDEKKYCIEHVQDKFLGSCYIPAILENKNRRLLFKDLSFFITPGIIYPPSLYLDQIISSAGGTIERTRRSLESIRGLAPNSYFIISCQEDHYLYNDLLDIDNVVYLPEFITCSVLAQKVQLQKFLLNVPAQN, via the exons ATGTCATTTTGTACATTTCTTCTTTACGACCACGCTTCTAAAGACCGTGTTTACGACTTTACATTGTGTTTAAACGTGTTTCCCTGTGATTATGTTCAGAAATACTACCAAACCACCTACAG aaaaatgtttacttgtTCAATTTGTGATGAGACATTTGCTGGAATTCACCTCAACTCTACTTATACAACACAGTGTGGCCATGTCTTTCATCATCAATGTCTTATGAAATGGTTAgcaag aTCAAAAACTTGCCCGCATTGTCGTTCATCAGTATTAGAAAATAATctggttaaattatttttgcaaGTTGATCCTAATGCTCGAGAAACATGGAATAAAAAAACTGATGAAGAAATAAATACActaaa ggaGCATTTAAGAAGAATAAAAGAGAAAGAAACCCGTAATACTAACTCAATCTATTGTCTTGAAACTCAACTAAAACATACAAAGAGTGCTTTAGACATTAGCAATAgatctgtttatttatttaaaaaagaagcTGCAAATCAAAAACAGAATAATTCTGCAATTTCTGCTGAACTAAAATTAATGACAGT acaataCAATGAATCGGAAATTGATAGAAAGAAATTTCAAGCCGGGTATTCACTCCtgcaatcaaaaattaaatctcTGAACCACGAACTTTACGATTTACAATCTTCAAACTCATCTATTATTga tgaattaaaatttgaaatagctGATTTAAAATCAGAAAAAGCGTACTTTCAAAGcagatgttataatatagagaatataaatattgaacaacCAAGTACATCTAag ATGAGTATTGAAAACAGAAATGCAATATCACTTCAAAATCAAACTAAAAGTGAATATTATGGAAATGATCCTCAGTTACACA TATCTACCAAGCAATTTCTATTGggatgtgtatttttatttgtcgaGGGCCAAATTCAGCAGGAAGTTAATCATTTATGCAAAAACACTACGCccaaggataatattattaaatatggtgGATTAGTTGAGCAGTTTTATTCTGTTCGTATTACCCATGTAATTTGTGTCACCCAAAAACATCCTATAGTTGaacaa GGTATAAAAGATGGTAAAAGATGCGTGACTGATTACTGGCTCAGcgatataatttctaaaaaaagtatgATACCACCTTGGCTAGCTATTCATTTTCCCATAccatatag aatagacaatttgccatgtcaaagttttcaaatttcaattgttAATTTTGGTATAAACGAAGGTCATATAATTAAAGCAATGATTGAACTAGTCGGCGGTAGTCATGTTATTAAAGAAGTTACTTCCAGAACTGATGTTGTAATTAGCCTGAA acTAGAAGGTGAACTTGTAGAAAAAGCTTTAGCAATTAATAAACCAGTGGTGAATGTCCAGTGGCTAAATGATATTCTTTTTGGAGCAAAACTTGGTATAAAAGAACccggaaatttaaaatatcaacaatttgatttatataatccATTTTTAGTGAATTATGACATGGTCTCACATTTAATGG aggCCTGGAAAACTCCTTTgtctatcaataaaaatcaacaagTATATGATTTGACTTTAAATCCAGATAGTCCTACAAAATGTAAAAGACAAAAAACAACATCTGAATGCCAAAACatgacaaatttaattaatgatgACATTGATGACAATGatgttataattacttatataaaaagttTACCATTAAAACCATCTGTTATGTTTTGTGGTTTTACAACGGACGATAAAGAAATACTTAAAatg ATAGTACTTTTATTTGGCGGTACAGTGGCCAGTCACTGTTTTGAAGCAACTCATTTAGTCATGAACAAGCCTATACCATCGATAGAATTTTTTGGCTGTCTTTCCACTGTTAAATATATTCTCAATGAAAATTGGTTAAAAGATTCACATTCCAGTTTAAAACTTCAAg atgagaaaaaatattgtatagaacATGTACAAGATAAATTTTTGGGGTCATGTTATATACCGGCAATTCTTGAAAACAAGAACCGTCGTTTACTATTTAAAGACTTATCATTCTTTATTACTCCTGGAATTATATATCCACCCTCTCTTTACTTGGACCAAATCATTTCTTCTGCTGGTGGTACAATTGAAAGAACAAGAAGATCTTTGGAGTCGATCCGAGGTTTGGCACCCAATTCCTATTTTATAATCTCGTGTCAAGAAGATCACTATTTGTACAACGACTTATTGGATATtgataatg ttgtttatttACCGGAATTTATAACATGTTCAGTCCTGGCGCAAAAAGTCCAACTACAAAAGTTTTTACTGAATGTACCTGCtcaaaactaa
- the LOC100166189 gene encoding PAX-interacting protein 1 isoform X2, with protein sequence MFTCSICDETFAGIHLNSTYTTQCGHVFHHQCLMKWLARSKTCPHCRSSVLENNLVKLFLQVDPNARETWNKKTDEEINTLKEHLRRIKEKETRNTNSIYCLETQLKHTKSALDISNRSVYLFKKEAANQKQNNSAISAELKLMTVQYNESEIDRKKFQAGYSLLQSKIKSLNHELYDLQSSNSSIIDELKFEIADLKSEKAYFQSRCYNIENINIEQPSTSKMSIENRNAISLQNQTKSEYYGNDPQLHISTKQFLLGCVFLFVEGQIQQEVNHLCKNTTPKDNIIKYGGLVEQFYSVRITHVICVTQKHPIVEQGIKDGKRCVTDYWLSDIISKKSMIPPWLAIHFPIPYRIDNLPCQSFQISIVNFGINEGHIIKAMIELVGGSHVIKEVTSRTDVVISLKLEGELVEKALAINKPVVNVQWLNDILFGAKLGIKEPGNLKYQQFDLYNPFLVNYDMVSHLMEAWKTPLSINKNQQVYDLTLNPDSPTKCKRQKTTSECQNMTNLINDDIDDNDVIITYIKSLPLKPSVMFCGFTTDDKEILKMIVLLFGGTVASHCFEATHLVMNKPIPSIEFFGCLSTVKYILNENWLKDSHSSLKLQDEKKYCIEHVQDKFLGSCYIPAILENKNRRLLFKDLSFFITPGIIYPPSLYLDQIISSAGGTIERTRRSLESIRGLAPNSYFIISCQEDHYLYNDLLDIDNVVYLPEFITCSVLAQKVQLQKFLLNVPAQN encoded by the exons atgtttacttgtTCAATTTGTGATGAGACATTTGCTGGAATTCACCTCAACTCTACTTATACAACACAGTGTGGCCATGTCTTTCATCATCAATGTCTTATGAAATGGTTAgcaag aTCAAAAACTTGCCCGCATTGTCGTTCATCAGTATTAGAAAATAATctggttaaattatttttgcaaGTTGATCCTAATGCTCGAGAAACATGGAATAAAAAAACTGATGAAGAAATAAATACActaaa ggaGCATTTAAGAAGAATAAAAGAGAAAGAAACCCGTAATACTAACTCAATCTATTGTCTTGAAACTCAACTAAAACATACAAAGAGTGCTTTAGACATTAGCAATAgatctgtttatttatttaaaaaagaagcTGCAAATCAAAAACAGAATAATTCTGCAATTTCTGCTGAACTAAAATTAATGACAGT acaataCAATGAATCGGAAATTGATAGAAAGAAATTTCAAGCCGGGTATTCACTCCtgcaatcaaaaattaaatctcTGAACCACGAACTTTACGATTTACAATCTTCAAACTCATCTATTATTga tgaattaaaatttgaaatagctGATTTAAAATCAGAAAAAGCGTACTTTCAAAGcagatgttataatatagagaatataaatattgaacaacCAAGTACATCTAag ATGAGTATTGAAAACAGAAATGCAATATCACTTCAAAATCAAACTAAAAGTGAATATTATGGAAATGATCCTCAGTTACACA TATCTACCAAGCAATTTCTATTGggatgtgtatttttatttgtcgaGGGCCAAATTCAGCAGGAAGTTAATCATTTATGCAAAAACACTACGCccaaggataatattattaaatatggtgGATTAGTTGAGCAGTTTTATTCTGTTCGTATTACCCATGTAATTTGTGTCACCCAAAAACATCCTATAGTTGaacaa GGTATAAAAGATGGTAAAAGATGCGTGACTGATTACTGGCTCAGcgatataatttctaaaaaaagtatgATACCACCTTGGCTAGCTATTCATTTTCCCATAccatatag aatagacaatttgccatgtcaaagttttcaaatttcaattgttAATTTTGGTATAAACGAAGGTCATATAATTAAAGCAATGATTGAACTAGTCGGCGGTAGTCATGTTATTAAAGAAGTTACTTCCAGAACTGATGTTGTAATTAGCCTGAA acTAGAAGGTGAACTTGTAGAAAAAGCTTTAGCAATTAATAAACCAGTGGTGAATGTCCAGTGGCTAAATGATATTCTTTTTGGAGCAAAACTTGGTATAAAAGAACccggaaatttaaaatatcaacaatttgatttatataatccATTTTTAGTGAATTATGACATGGTCTCACATTTAATGG aggCCTGGAAAACTCCTTTgtctatcaataaaaatcaacaagTATATGATTTGACTTTAAATCCAGATAGTCCTACAAAATGTAAAAGACAAAAAACAACATCTGAATGCCAAAACatgacaaatttaattaatgatgACATTGATGACAATGatgttataattacttatataaaaagttTACCATTAAAACCATCTGTTATGTTTTGTGGTTTTACAACGGACGATAAAGAAATACTTAAAatg ATAGTACTTTTATTTGGCGGTACAGTGGCCAGTCACTGTTTTGAAGCAACTCATTTAGTCATGAACAAGCCTATACCATCGATAGAATTTTTTGGCTGTCTTTCCACTGTTAAATATATTCTCAATGAAAATTGGTTAAAAGATTCACATTCCAGTTTAAAACTTCAAg atgagaaaaaatattgtatagaacATGTACAAGATAAATTTTTGGGGTCATGTTATATACCGGCAATTCTTGAAAACAAGAACCGTCGTTTACTATTTAAAGACTTATCATTCTTTATTACTCCTGGAATTATATATCCACCCTCTCTTTACTTGGACCAAATCATTTCTTCTGCTGGTGGTACAATTGAAAGAACAAGAAGATCTTTGGAGTCGATCCGAGGTTTGGCACCCAATTCCTATTTTATAATCTCGTGTCAAGAAGATCACTATTTGTACAACGACTTATTGGATATtgataatg ttgtttatttACCGGAATTTATAACATGTTCAGTCCTGGCGCAAAAAGTCCAACTACAAAAGTTTTTACTGAATGTACCTGCtcaaaactaa